GACCTTATTAGTACACAGAAAGGTAATTTAGATTATTTATAATCTTTAGTCATGCACTGACCATTGCTtcacaatataaattatattttaaaaataattccagGGTTCGACAAGAGCTTTTCCTCCACATCACCCACTCATACCTGTGGATTACCAATTGACTGGTCAGCCAGTCCTGATTGGTGGAACTATGGGCACATGCAGCTATGTATTGACTGGCACTCACCAGGGCATGACTGAAACATTTGGATCTACCTGTCATGGAGCTGTAAGTAAAATAGGTTTCCttttcagtttttaaaaattaagattattttaatttagaattgATACAGAACTGGTTTTGATTTGTATCACTCTTTGCAATACCTTAAGCTGTTTTGCTTAAAAAATCTGgatttgtaaaacaaaacatgtcTTTTTGAGAAAGTGATTATTTTCACATCAGAATGTCAATAACATGATAAATTAGATGTTTATCAACCCTGGAACCTGATGATTAGataaacattacaataacataattacctaattgtttatttattatgattgatGACTAATTCTCGAATTAAGTGTGCATACTTATTGTCATATTATAATTTCTAGGGTCGAGCTTTATCCCGGGCAAAGTCAAGGAGGAACATAGATTACAAAGAAGTTCTCACAAAGTTAGAGGAACTGGGTATTTCTATTAGAGTTGCATCACCAAAGTTGGTTATGGAAGAGTCTCCTGAATCCTACAAGAACGTCACAGACGTAGTTAATACTTGCCATGCAGCTGGTATCAGTAAGAAAACTGTGAAGTTACGACCTATTGCAGTTATCAAAGGCTGatgtcattttgtatttttgattgtattgcaatattttcatGTAACCTTGAGACTACTGAagtgatattgtattttttactattacttatatataaataaaaatacttatttttaatttaagtgaTTTCATACTTAAGTttgcatttcaaaataaaataacataaatatttagtaacGGCTTTTATTATTGTGACaacaattaattaacaattcagctataataaattaatactttacaACTAACTTTGGAGGTATACAGAATTGTTCTACTAATGACTTGGTAATGGCTGGGAATTGAATTCCCTTGATTagataacttttaatttatctGCTATTATCACTAGAAGGGCTGTGCCAATGAAGAACAGACCAGGGGGTATCACTGCTGTTGTACGATCTGTTTCAtctgaaataaacaataatttttttaaagcactCGTTagcgtttatttaatttttacctacaataaatttcaaatataataagttGTTTAAAAGTCAAATACTGAATCCactctaatatttaaaaaaatattaccaggGCATAACTTTTCCTTCTCTTCGCTTCCATCTGAAGTCCATGCTAAACATTTGCTTAGAGCCTCTTCCCATCGGACGCGTCTGATGTCGCGTTCTGTAATGTtgtatttgtttcaatttaatattttgttctttgtatGTTATAAATGagcaatatttttatggatAATCAAGAAATACAAGTGGCAATTCAGTGCCGGATTAGGCAAGGGACCTGGGGCCTATAatttgtgtgcgttcgcgcagcggaatgttgttgaatttaaagattttaattatgcagataattagtgtaagacgtcctataattgtgtatggtaaataaaaatttgtgtatgcagccattgtggagaaattcaccaaaaacagattccgctgggcgaacgttggcgaacgttgtcctggcggaactttttttaatccatagactttagaagaaaagagatgtgtccgaaaattagtgtgtatttgtgtataattgattatgtatgaatgaaatcagtgcatgcataaacttcggagaaattcaagtttccgctacgcgaacgtttggccattaactagttttcatataaagcgcttacatagagagctgtagatttttacgtacgttgttttgaatttgtttatatttgtttaaaaaacagatttagaaaaagtcgtagggtttaaaagataaaaatataaacgtaaaatacacttattaggtcttagttcttaaagtatgcagtttggggtctagattttcacgtttacacaaaccttgtaagtgtctccaacatgttgccaagtatcaatgatattccgttagtaatttaaaagttataggacattttaccatgaacagatcactgttacaaagcagtcgaatatcacgacgttctaaaggaattgcatggtaaaatgtatgccaataattagtttaatcattcaactattcacctgcaaaatttcatgtcattaaattcagtaattaaagaaagacaattataatactgacggagcatcgaaaccctacataatccgaccaagttcggatagctacaaaaaagcggccgtgccatatgtctaagcaacgttcttaacttggaaggttagtatatttattaatatggtacagttgggtacacaagcgttaggaaaaaataaaacaattgcatttcttgaatgaaaaatattttttaataataacgccactatctacgatattttagttaaaatacgtaacgtttattaacgttatttttaatcacgtagttaagtaattgatgtaagtaataataataaaaatatttttgtacacttatatttaaatagagaagtacttgttaattgaagatttatttttgtcgtagatagtggcattattattaaaaaaatatttatcaatcaagacatacaattgttttattttttcctaacgcttgtgtacgcaactgtaccatattaataaatactaaccttccaagttaagaacgttgcttagacatatggcacggccgcttttttgtagctatccgaacttggtcggattatataggttttcgatgctccgtcagtattataattgtctttctttaattactgaatttaatgacatgaaattttgcaggtgaatagttgaatgattaaactaattattggcatacattttaccatgcaattcctttagaacgtcgtgatattcgactgctttataaacagtgatctattcatgataaaatatcctataactttttaattactaacggaacatcattgatacttggcaacatgttggagacacttacaagatttgtgtaaaaaatctaacccaaactgcatactttaagaactaagacctaataagtgtattttacgtttatatttttatcttttaagccctacaactttttctaaatctgttttttaaacaaatataaacaaattcaaaacaacgtatgtaaaaatctacagctctctacgtaagcgctttatatgaaaactagctaatggctaaacgttcgcgtagcggaaacttgaatttctccgaagtttatgcatgccctgatttcattcatacgtaatcaattatacacaaatatacactaattttcggacacatctcttttcttctaaagtctatggattaaaaaaagttccgccaggacaacgttcgccaacgttcgcccagcggaatctgtttttggtgaatttctccacaatggctgcatacacaaatttttatttaccatacacaattataggacgtcttacactaattatctgcataattaaaatctttaaattcaacaacattccgctgcgcgaacgcacacctaTAATTTGAAGTCCTAGAAAATACTCCAAAGTGCGTGGGTCTAAAATATTCGTATACTCTACCTTCAGAAGTAGTCGCTGGTATAAAAGTATCGGCTGGTGGACTCGGAGTAGACGTTGGCCACACTCGCAGTGCTCGGCCCGCCACTATTGCTGCTCCCAGAGCTGTACTTTCCATCATGAGCGGCCGAATCTGAAAGTTATACCTTATGGTAACCGTAATGTGCAGTTCTGCATAATATTACTGAATATTCTCCCTTTAAGGGAATATTTGGGTGTGCTCGTAGGCGGTAAATACAGATCTCTCAAATGTAACTTCGTTCTTTATCTTATATTATTGCCagatctggggcccgattctcctaattttagtTAAGCaacattcgattgacgttcgactcgattcgactgagatccgtaGGCCAAGCACGAATATCTAACGTATTCGAATCGACAATGTATCGAGGCCTCGATTCGAAAACGGAGTCTGTCGATAGTAGGCAGCACGAAGCACATTCGAAGCACTATCGAACACTCGATTCGAATTCTAATGTGACGTCATGCAAATGTAAATAGGGACGCGCCATAGTGAGCAAAATGAACGATTGTTGAATGAATGGTGCGTTCGAAAACTAACtctagttgttaatattttttttacctttgattaaacgttttattattattaaattataataaaaactgaatgtaatataaaaaagagacccaaagttaattattagacattataaaatggcattatctttagcaatataacatagttacggagattttattttttttaaatgacggGTACCGAACGCACCCACTTGACATCCGACGCACGTAAGGGCGCCAAATTTGTTTATGCTTTGCTACACGTCcacaacaaaagtatttctgtttttgttttgctacaaataattaagtgctttcaatataataaataattatgagaaccaGTCAGACGCACGCAATATGAAATGATGGTTGAATTCATGGAAGCgtgagtaaacagttttaataagtttgagtggcataaactttagtgtgaagtattttaagtgcaatgctatttctatatttttaaattcggtttcatttgtgtccagtgggttaattctattcctaagttttgctctacaattattaaaaataaacatataaataacaatttttttttcaaacacattaattctataggtatctacgcaaataaataaaatatgatttaattacttaggtaccttgtttctcgtgattgatatccataattttctagtaaatttgaagctaaaaataatatgcggtactacgttcatacagtggcggtctttgcattttaaagtatctctctctctttctagctatttatcccacatggtggtggggtcagctttcctaatttttcttctccacttcgctctatctacgACATCGTTCTCGGACACCTGGCACTCCTTCATATCTTTTGACACCACGTCCCGCCATCTGGTCTTAGGGCGGCCTCGTGATCTTCGACCGGGGACAGAAAGTTGCAGCGCCAAATTTCCCACGTAGTCTGGTGGTCTTCTCTTTACGTGGCcagtatataataatagtaaagtatattgaagctattactaattgttccaataacttaacaataattttaaaacacttctattcacaaaactaactctaaacaaaacataaacacggttaaaactttatttttacacttctcGAAACTTTTCTCACCGACTTTTTTCAAGTGAATAATGTTTCGACCATACTCGATAGCCAGCCTTCGAGAGTTTACGTTACCGTACGTCAAAACAGTGTTCGTGCTGCcatgttttgtttccttttacgcCCGATAGGGGCGCTGTACAATTCTCATACAAATGATACTCGATTTCGATACGAATAACTTTTCGCAAATATTCGTGCTTGGGCTACTGTAGGCCAAGCACGAATATCTAACGTATTCGTATCGACAATGTATCGAGGCCTCGATTCGAAAACGGAGTCTGTCGATAGTAGGCAGCACGAAGCACATTCGAAGCACTATCGAACACTCGATTCGAATTCTAATGTGACGTCATGCAAATGTAAATAGGGACGCGCCATAGTGAGCAAAATGAACGATTGTTGAATGAATGGTGCGTTCGAAAACTAACtctagttgttaatattttttttacctttgattaaacgttttattattattaaattatgataaaaactgaatgtaatataaaaaagagacccaaagttaattattagacattataaaatggcattatctttagcaatataacatagttacggagattttattttttaaaaatgacGGGTACCGAACGCACCCACTTGACATCCGACGCGCGTAAGGGCGCcaaatttgtttatgttttgctacacgtccacaacaaaagtatttctggttttttttcctacaaataattaagtgcttccaatataataaataattatgagaaccaGTCAGACGCACGCAATATGAAATGATGGTTGAATTCATGGAAGCgtgagtaaacagttttaataagtttgagtggcataaactttagtgtgaagtattttaagtgcaatgctatttctatattctatatttttaaattcggtttcatttgtgtccagtgggttaattctattcctaagttttgctctacaatgattaaaaataaacatataaataacattttttttttcaaacacattaattctataggtatctacgcaaataaataaaatatgatttaattacttaggtaccttgtttctcgtgattgatatccataattttctagtaaatttgaagctaaaaaataatatgcggtactacgttcatacagtggcggtctttgcattttaaagtatattgaagctattactaattgttccaataacttaacaataattttaaaacacttctattcacaaaactaactctaaacaaaacataaacacggttaaaactttatttttacacttctcGAAACTTTTCTCACCGACTTTTTTCAAGTGAATAATGTTTCGACCATACTCGATAGCCAGCCTTCGAGAGTTTACGTTACCGTACGTCAAAACAATGTTCGTGCTGCcatgttttgtttccttttacgcCCGATAGGGGCGCTGTACAATTCCCATACAAATGTTACTCGATTTCGATACGAATAACTTTTCGCAAATATTCGTGCTTGGGCTACtgatcccgactcgattacgattgaaacgtatgtggcattccgctattttttctttgaaataaacgtttttatccttttctgtcattcaataatgaatcattttgtctgcaaatgatttacgattggaaaatgattgtacagcaaactaccgtatagaccaaaattaccaaaatagcagaccaatcaaatgtcaatcgaatacgattggtcttttattagtagcagaatgcccgatatggttaaaactgctattgcgattcgatttctattcgattttgacattattaacttaggagaatcgggcccctggtatAGGTTGTCGTctctatttcaaaaatataggaCTGTATAACAAAAGAAACTCCCAGGTACATACCACTGGAATACCGAGAATATCTGCTTGCATTTGCATCAGCAGGGAATTCTGTGCCATTCCGCCGTCGGCAAGCAAGCGGCCTAGCGGTGCGCAATCAGCCGCCATGGCTGTCGCCACACTTCGAGTTTGATGGCACACTGATTCCAAAGCTGCTCTTACTATGTGCTCTCGACGTGTCTTTGCACTTATTCCACACATTATGCTGTCGATATAGATTTTAAAAAATGAGTATTTAACTAAAATGAACCTTCAAATTTGCTTATATCATGATTTACCAACCCTCTAGCGTCTTTTCTCCAATATGGAGAGTATAACCCATTAAATGCTGGCACAAAACAAATGcttccttcatcatcatcattgacCTCTGAAGCTAATGCCTCCGTATCTTGTACGTCACTTATAAGCTCCAGACCATCTCGCAGCCACTGTAATGTGTCACCTAAATAATATCAACAATATCAATGAGTCTTTTTTTAGTAGGAAAGAAGCAAGCTATGCTAATATAATTTACCTGCAATGGCAACAGATCCCTCTAAAGCATAGACCGGCGGCGCATCTGGGCCCAGTTTATAAGCTACTGTAGTCAGGAGACCTTGTTGTGAGTGAATTATTGAATctcctaaaaaaaatatgtttggatTAGGGAATGACAGAAAAAGAATGTACAGTAACGTAATAAGAATAACAAATTACCTGTATTGTACAATAAAAAACATCCAGTACCGAAAGTACATTTGACTTGACCAAATCTCATGCACCCTTGTCCAACAAGAGCTGCTTGTTGATCTCCTAAACACTGAAGTGAGAATGcaacatttaaaacaaatgtacATGCATATGCAGAAGAAATGATCGTCAAAAGTTTAAATAGTAGCATGAAATAAATGGTTTGGAAGATTTGAGAGCACGcgtttgctatatttttttcaagtcaCGAGCAGGACGTAGATATGCGAGGGCAGAAAGTAGTTGTTGATGTTCAAACGTAGATATGAGAGGGCACAAAGTAGTTGTTGATGTTCAAACGTAGATATGAGAGGGCACAAAGTAGTTGTTGATGTTCAAACGTAGATATGAGGGGGCACAAAGTAGTTGTTGATCTTCAAAGGTAGATATGAGAGGGCACAAACTAGTTGTTTATGTTCAAACGTAGATATGAGAGGGCACAAAGTAGTTGTTGATGTTCAAAGGTAGATATGAGAGGGCACAAAGTAGTTGTTGATGTTCAAACGTAGATATGAGAGGGCACAAAGTAGTTGTTGATGTTCAAACGTAGATATGAGGGGGCACAAAGTAGTTGTTGATGTTCAAACGTAGATATGAGGGGGCACAAAGTAGTTGTTGATGTTCAAACGCTTCCTTTTATGGTAAATGCTAAAATTTGAACTTAGTTCACATTGGACCAATCTCGCCTAATTTACTTTTTGGAGCAATTTTGGAAATACTTTTTGCAGAAATTGCGAATGCGAAATCatgaattttattgttagacatttttgttttacttggATCAATCGCACCTAAAGGAGTGCTTTCGTAtgtaaaattaagtacaaacaGTAAAAATTAACTTCCTATAAGCTTCAACATACTATTATGTATTCAAGAAAAATAGAAACTGACCCCAGCAATAGGAACACCAAGCAGGGATCCAGTTGAGATGTAAC
This window of the Helicoverpa armigera isolate CAAS_96S chromosome 9, ASM3070526v1, whole genome shotgun sequence genome carries:
- the LOC110369918 gene encoding glycerol kinase 3 isoform X2: MREFGKFGPLIGAVDEGTSNVKFLVFAANTSEVLTYHQISLKRFSPQEGWIEQDALEILNAVLECIEVTIDNLRKLDINPGDVVGIGITNQRETTIVWNSVTGQPLYSAIVWLDVRTSSIVDELIKVKGAQCVNAVTQTSGLPLSTYFSSVKLKWLLTNVSAVKDAVKAGECMAGTVDSWLIWNLTGGSHGGSHITDVTNASRTQLMSLRSLKWDKGLLRFFDIPLEILPKIKSSAEIYGYISTGSLLGVPIAGCLGDQQAALVGQGCMRFGQVKCTFGTGCFLLYNTGDSIIHSQQGLLTTVAYKLGPDAPPVYALEGSVAIAGDTLQWLRDGLELISDVQDTEALASEVNDDDEGSICFVPAFNGLYSPYWRKDARGIMCGISAKTRREHIVRAALESVCHQTRSVATAMAADCAPLGRLLADGGMAQNSLLMQMQADILGIPVIRPLMMESTALGAAIVAGRALRVWPTSTPSPPADTFIPATTSEGRVYEYFRPTHFGVFSRTSNYRPQVPCLIRH
- the LOC110369918 gene encoding glycerol kinase 3 isoform X1 produces the protein MREFGKFGPLIGAVDEGTSNVKFLVFAANTSEVLTYHQISLKRFSPQEGWIEQDALEILNAVLECIEVTIDNLRKLDINPGDVVGIGITNQRETTIVWNSVTGQPLYSAIVWLDVRTSSIVDELIKVKGAQCVNAVTQTSGLPLSTYFSSVKLKWLLTNVSAVKDAVKAGECMAGTVDSWLIWNLTGGSHGGSHITDVTNASRTQLMSLRSLKWDKGLLRFFDIPLEILPKIKSSAEIYGYISTGSLLGVPIAGCLGDQQAALVGQGCMRFGQVKCTFGTGCFLLYNTGDSIIHSQQGLLTTVAYKLGPDAPPVYALEGSVAIAGDTLQWLRDGLELISDVQDTEALASEVNDDDEGSICFVPAFNGLYSPYWRKDARGIMCGISAKTRREHIVRAALESVCHQTRSVATAMAADCAPLGRLLADGGMAQNSLLMQMQADILGIPVIRPLMMESTALGAAIVAGRALRVWPTSTPSPPADTFIPATTSEERDIRRVRWEEALSKCLAWTSDGSEEKEKLCPDETDRTTAVIPPGLFFIGTALLVIIADKLKVI